Proteins found in one Paenibacillus wynnii genomic segment:
- a CDS encoding metal ABC transporter solute-binding protein, Zn/Mn family — MNSTVTRKGLLLFALILVLIATGCGAKSSGSIIEGKVNVVTSFYPIYEFAKEIGGEDVNAINLLPVGVEPHDWTPRSQDIVNTSKAQLFLYNGAGLEGWVPNFLKGLDSESGVQAVEVSKGIDLIMTDEEDEHGHGANEAADEHDSEGVTNEDHTDAGDSLHTDPHTWVSPKSAIVMAENIKNSLQKADPAHKEGYEERYNVLADRLKNLDSKFVEELGKLPNKEIVVSHQAFAYLCRDYGLTQHAIMGLSPDAEPRSQDIVDLANTVKEEGIRYIFFEELVSDKLAKTLANEAGVSTMVLNPVEGLTEDQAKANDDYFTLMEKNLQNLILALK; from the coding sequence ATGAATTCAACTGTAACGCGTAAGGGGCTGCTCTTATTTGCGCTAATCCTAGTATTAATTGCAACTGGTTGCGGGGCAAAAAGTAGCGGAAGTATCATAGAGGGCAAAGTGAATGTGGTTACTAGCTTTTATCCCATATATGAATTTGCTAAGGAAATTGGCGGAGAAGACGTTAATGCAATTAATTTGTTGCCAGTTGGGGTGGAGCCTCATGATTGGACTCCGCGCAGTCAGGATATTGTGAATACGTCCAAAGCGCAGCTGTTTTTATATAATGGAGCCGGGCTTGAGGGTTGGGTTCCGAACTTCCTGAAGGGTCTTGATAGCGAATCAGGAGTTCAGGCTGTAGAAGTCAGCAAAGGCATTGATTTAATTATGACGGATGAAGAAGATGAACATGGGCATGGGGCAAACGAAGCTGCCGATGAACATGACAGCGAAGGAGTTACAAATGAGGATCACACTGATGCTGGAGACAGTCTTCATACCGATCCCCACACCTGGGTAAGTCCGAAATCAGCGATTGTAATGGCTGAAAATATTAAAAATAGTCTGCAAAAGGCGGATCCTGCTCACAAAGAGGGTTATGAAGAACGGTATAATGTACTTGCAGATCGTTTGAAGAACCTCGACAGTAAATTTGTAGAGGAGCTTGGAAAGCTTCCGAATAAGGAAATCGTTGTTTCTCACCAGGCTTTCGCTTATCTGTGCCGTGATTATGGTCTGACTCAGCATGCGATTATGGGGCTGTCCCCGGATGCGGAGCCGCGGAGCCAGGATATTGTGGATTTGGCGAATACGGTTAAAGAAGAAGGCATACGTTATATCTTTTTTGAAGAATTAGTGTCGGACAAATTGGCCAAAACGCTGGCTAATGAAGCAGGAGTGTCAACGATGGTGCTTAATCCTGTTGAAGGATTGACAGAGGATCAGGCGAAAGCAAATGATGATTACTTCACACTGATGGAGAAAAATTTGCAAAATCTGATTCTAGCCTTAAAATAA
- a CDS encoding DUF1385 domain-containing protein, with product MFGGKHINVTAVRRKNQEITFLEVPKSDKSWVIKLRRIPLLRGLVSIIDSSAKGSKHLNYSAEAFAEDEVPPEETAKPKKKDEGWSLGMMLGVAVMGILSFIFGKLIFTLVPVLVEDFLFKKAFDNYVLHNLVEGAIKLILLLVYLWAITLTPVVKRLFQYHGAEHKVISAFEAGEELTVRNVQKYSRLHYRCGSSFMMLTIILGVIIYSLVPWDTLWERVMQRVILLPLVIGVSFEVLKGTNAVKNVPGLKYLGYPGLWLQLLTTKEPKDDQVEVSIASFNRMRELDAAIEARGYAEVNVPGGILDPAKG from the coding sequence GGAGGTGCCGAAGAGCGATAAGAGCTGGGTTATTAAACTGCGCAGGATACCGCTGCTTCGCGGCCTTGTCAGTATTATAGATTCCAGCGCTAAAGGCTCCAAGCATCTGAACTATTCAGCGGAAGCCTTCGCCGAAGACGAGGTTCCGCCTGAAGAAACGGCGAAACCGAAGAAAAAGGATGAAGGCTGGAGCCTGGGAATGATGCTCGGTGTTGCAGTCATGGGTATATTATCCTTTATATTTGGAAAACTTATCTTTACGCTTGTCCCAGTCCTTGTCGAGGATTTTCTATTCAAAAAAGCATTCGATAACTATGTTTTGCACAATTTGGTGGAAGGTGCAATTAAGCTGATCCTGTTGCTTGTTTACCTTTGGGCGATTACCCTTACTCCAGTTGTGAAACGGTTGTTCCAGTATCACGGTGCAGAACACAAGGTCATCAGCGCTTTTGAAGCGGGAGAAGAACTAACGGTACGAAATGTACAAAAGTACAGTCGCCTGCATTATCGTTGCGGCAGCAGCTTTATGATGTTGACCATTATCTTGGGAGTTATCATTTACTCTCTTGTCCCGTGGGATACGTTGTGGGAGCGGGTAATGCAGCGGGTTATCTTGCTACCGTTAGTAATCGGGGTATCCTTTGAAGTACTGAAGGGTACTAATGCAGTGAAGAATGTACCAGGCTTGAAGTACCTTGGCTATCCAGGATTATGGCTTCAGCTTTTGACCACCAAAGAGCCAAAGGATGATCAAGTAGAAGTATCCATCGCTTCCTTTAACCGCATGCGGGAATTGGATGCAGCTATTGAAGCAAGAGGTTATGCAGAAGTAAATGTACCTGGAGGCATTTTGGACCCTGCGAAAGGATGA
- a CDS encoding metal ABC transporter ATP-binding protein, translating to MQPVSSDCHQHMIEVKDLSFSYGEQKVISGLNYTVKERDFVGIIGSNGAGKTTLLKMIVGLLPATTGEIRLFGEPARKFKDWERIGYVPQKNAFNPLFPATVREVVQSGLYNNKNLIRRVSRAQQQQCNDALEVMRIQDLAEKRVGQLSGGQQQRVFLARALINHPDLLILDEPTVGIDAETQAGFFDLITHMHAHHHMTFLMVSHDIEMIRNYLGQEPVQCNGKINFYSRHSHEIQDCVEENLQHTLS from the coding sequence ATGCAACCGGTATCCTCGGACTGCCATCAACATATGATTGAAGTAAAGGACCTGTCCTTTTCCTATGGAGAGCAGAAGGTTATTTCCGGTCTGAATTATACGGTAAAGGAGCGCGACTTCGTAGGGATTATCGGTTCTAACGGGGCCGGGAAAACAACGCTACTCAAAATGATCGTCGGCTTGCTTCCGGCAACCACTGGCGAAATCAGGCTCTTCGGAGAGCCTGCACGTAAATTTAAAGACTGGGAGCGGATCGGTTATGTTCCGCAGAAGAATGCTTTTAACCCGTTATTTCCCGCAACCGTACGTGAAGTAGTCCAATCGGGTCTATACAATAACAAGAACTTGATCCGCCGGGTGTCACGGGCTCAACAGCAGCAATGTAATGACGCACTTGAGGTGATGCGGATTCAAGATCTTGCGGAGAAAAGAGTCGGGCAATTGTCGGGTGGACAGCAGCAGCGGGTATTTTTGGCTAGAGCCCTGATTAACCATCCTGATTTGCTGATTCTGGATGAGCCGACTGTTGGAATTGACGCCGAGACCCAAGCCGGTTTCTTCGATCTGATCACCCATATGCATGCCCATCACCACATGACTTTTCTTATGGTATCGCATGATATCGAGATGATCCGAAATTACCTCGGTCAAGAGCCAGTGCAGTGTAACGGTAAAATAAACTTCTACTCTCGCCACTCGCATGAGATTCAGGACTGCGTGGAGGAGAATCTGCAGCATACGTTGTCGTAG
- the metG gene encoding methionine--tRNA ligase, with protein sequence MSQKKTFYLTTPIYYPSDKLHIGHAYSTVAGDAMARYKRLRGYEVRYLTGTDEHGQKIERKAEEAGKTPQQFVDDIVVGIKDLWRKLDISNDDFIRTTEERHKTVVQEIFDRLLKQGDIYKGEYEGWYSIPDETFYTETQLVDIVRNDEGTIIGGKSPDSGHPVELVKEASYFFRLSKYADRLLKYYEDNPDFILPESRKNEMINNFIKPGLEDLAVSRTTFDWGIKVKGDEKHVVYVWIDALTNYITALGYGSEDRSLYDNFWPADVHIVGKEIVRFHTIIWPIFLMALGEPLPKKVFAHGWLLMKDGKMSKSKGNVVDPVTLIDRYGLDALRYYLLREVPFGSDGTFTPESFVDRINYDLANDLGNLLNRTGAMVEKYFGGVLPAYEGNVTAFDNELVTAAQNTYAKVEEAMETMEFSVALTAIGSFISRTNKYIDETQPWILAKDESRIAELGSVMRHLVEGLRTASILLQPFLTEAPAKIWEQLGIVKGEMTTWESGRTFGLIPAGTQLVKGSPIFPRLDVEQEVAFIAEAMGAGKPAVVESPADAVSAPAAAVEGSEPEEEHKDEIGIDDFAKAELRVAQVISAEPVKKADKLLKLQLDLGYEQRQVVSGIAKFYTPEELVGQKVICIVNLKPVKLRGELSQGMILAASKGDQLTIATVPDSMPNGAIVK encoded by the coding sequence ATGAGTCAGAAGAAGACCTTTTATTTAACTACACCTATCTATTATCCGAGTGACAAGCTGCATATTGGGCATGCGTATTCAACAGTAGCTGGTGATGCAATGGCCCGATATAAGCGCCTGCGCGGCTACGAAGTACGTTATTTGACCGGAACCGATGAACATGGACAAAAGATTGAACGTAAGGCAGAGGAAGCAGGGAAGACCCCGCAGCAGTTCGTAGACGATATTGTTGTCGGAATTAAAGATCTGTGGCGCAAGCTGGATATCTCTAACGATGACTTTATTCGGACTACAGAAGAACGGCACAAGACGGTGGTTCAGGAAATTTTTGACCGACTGTTGAAGCAAGGGGATATCTATAAGGGTGAATATGAAGGCTGGTACAGTATTCCTGATGAGACCTTTTATACAGAAACCCAACTGGTTGATATTGTACGTAATGATGAAGGTACGATTATTGGCGGAAAAAGCCCGGATAGCGGACATCCTGTTGAATTGGTAAAGGAAGCAAGTTACTTTTTCCGGTTGAGCAAGTATGCGGATCGCCTGTTGAAGTATTACGAGGATAATCCTGACTTTATTTTGCCGGAATCGCGCAAGAACGAGATGATTAATAACTTTATCAAGCCAGGTCTGGAGGACCTCGCAGTATCACGGACAACGTTCGACTGGGGTATTAAAGTTAAAGGTGATGAGAAACATGTTGTCTACGTGTGGATTGATGCTCTTACCAACTATATTACCGCTTTGGGTTACGGTTCTGAGGATCGTAGTTTGTATGATAATTTCTGGCCTGCAGACGTACATATTGTCGGCAAGGAAATCGTACGCTTCCATACTATCATCTGGCCGATCTTCCTGATGGCATTGGGTGAACCTCTACCGAAAAAGGTATTTGCACACGGCTGGTTATTAATGAAGGATGGCAAAATGTCTAAGTCAAAGGGCAATGTAGTAGATCCAGTAACTCTGATTGATCGTTATGGTCTGGATGCGCTTCGTTATTATTTGTTGCGTGAGGTTCCCTTTGGTTCGGACGGAACATTCACACCGGAAAGTTTTGTTGACCGAATTAACTATGACCTGGCTAACGACCTTGGAAATCTGTTGAATCGTACGGGCGCTATGGTTGAAAAATATTTTGGCGGAGTGCTCCCTGCTTATGAAGGAAATGTTACAGCGTTCGATAATGAACTGGTAACAGCCGCTCAGAATACGTATGCTAAGGTGGAAGAAGCCATGGAGACCATGGAGTTTTCTGTGGCGCTCACTGCTATTGGAAGCTTCATTAGTCGGACGAACAAGTACATTGATGAGACACAGCCATGGATTCTTGCCAAGGATGAGAGTCGAATTGCTGAGCTTGGGTCTGTAATGAGACATCTAGTAGAAGGTCTACGGACGGCCTCCATTCTGCTCCAACCGTTCTTGACAGAAGCGCCGGCTAAGATTTGGGAACAGCTTGGAATCGTCAAGGGTGAGATGACTACTTGGGAAAGCGGCAGAACGTTCGGATTGATTCCTGCAGGAACACAGCTGGTCAAAGGCAGCCCGATTTTCCCTCGTCTGGATGTGGAACAAGAGGTGGCCTTTATTGCAGAAGCAATGGGTGCCGGTAAACCGGCTGTTGTAGAGTCTCCAGCAGATGCTGTTAGTGCTCCAGCCGCAGCAGTGGAAGGGTCCGAACCCGAAGAAGAACACAAAGATGAAATTGGCATCGATGATTTTGCGAAGGCAGAGCTGCGTGTAGCTCAAGTCATTTCAGCCGAGCCGGTTAAAAAAGCCGATAAGCTGCTAAAGCTTCAGCTTGATCTCGGTTACGAGCAGCGTCAGGTAGTTTCGGGTATAGCCAAGTTCTACACTCCTGAAGAGTTGGTTGGACAAAAAGTAATTTGTATCGTCAACCTGAAGCCGGTGAAACTGCGCGGTGAATTGTCGCAAGGGATGATTCTTGCAGCATCCAAAGGGGATCAGCTTACGATTGCTACGGTTCCTGACAGCATGCCTAACGGTGCCATTGTGAAGTAA
- the yidD gene encoding membrane protein insertion efficiency factor YidD translates to MGIGSRTVQVPIRMYRKYISPLKPATCRFYPTCSAYALEAVEIHGPVKGSWLAAKRIARCHPFNPGGLDPVPPLEEKSSKNGSSPIT, encoded by the coding sequence ATGGGGATCGGAAGCAGAACAGTTCAGGTACCTATTCGGATGTACCGTAAGTACATCTCCCCTTTGAAGCCGGCTACCTGCCGTTTTTATCCTACCTGCTCCGCCTATGCACTTGAAGCGGTGGAAATACACGGTCCTGTCAAGGGTTCCTGGCTTGCCGCCAAGCGGATCGCAAGATGTCATCCCTTTAATCCGGGAGGACTTGACCCTGTACCACCTCTCGAAGAAAAGTCATCCAAGAACGGTTCTTCACCCATCACTTGA
- a CDS encoding patatin-like phospholipase family protein, whose translation MEINAVFEGGGVKGISLAGAVQAAEQAGVSFQRVAGTSSGSIVSAMLAAGYTGEEMSVIIRGTSFTSFLKRAPLYNTPIVGPALRVMLKKGLYSGEALESWVRGILRQRGIVTFRDLPSGKLSIIASDITNGRIVVLPEGLKEYGISPDQFEVAKAVRMSCSIPYFFDPVLLRLNGEFAKGKSFPEQFVYTVDGGLLSNFPMWLFDEHENRKKIPVPTVGFQMIGKTDPQPYRITGPVTMLQAMVGTMLSAHDERYIEQEKFVRTVKIPTLGIGTTQFEVTKLQSDELYASGFKAGQTFFREWRPKR comes from the coding sequence ATGGAGATCAATGCTGTATTTGAAGGTGGTGGGGTTAAGGGGATTTCGTTGGCCGGAGCGGTGCAGGCAGCGGAACAAGCCGGAGTCTCCTTCCAAAGAGTTGCAGGCACATCCTCCGGGTCTATAGTATCCGCAATGCTGGCAGCCGGTTATACAGGGGAAGAGATGAGCGTGATTATTCGCGGAACCTCTTTTACCTCTTTTCTAAAAAGAGCACCCCTGTACAATACCCCGATTGTAGGGCCTGCACTGCGTGTGATGTTGAAAAAGGGATTGTACTCCGGCGAGGCGTTGGAATCGTGGGTACGCGGTATTCTGCGGCAACGTGGAATTGTTACCTTTCGTGATCTGCCTTCAGGTAAACTGTCTATTATCGCTTCGGATATTACAAACGGCAGAATTGTGGTGCTGCCGGAAGGACTGAAGGAGTACGGAATATCCCCTGACCAATTTGAAGTTGCCAAAGCCGTTAGAATGAGCTGCAGTATCCCCTACTTTTTTGATCCCGTGTTACTGCGTTTAAATGGAGAATTTGCAAAGGGTAAATCTTTTCCTGAACAATTTGTATATACAGTGGATGGAGGTTTACTAAGCAATTTTCCAATGTGGTTGTTTGATGAACATGAGAATCGTAAGAAGATCCCCGTCCCCACGGTAGGCTTTCAAATGATCGGCAAAACAGATCCGCAGCCCTATCGGATCACCGGCCCGGTCACTATGCTTCAGGCAATGGTCGGAACCATGTTGTCCGCTCACGATGAACGGTATATCGAGCAGGAGAAATTTGTACGAACGGTGAAAATCCCCACGTTAGGCATCGGTACTACCCAATTTGAAGTTACAAAGCTCCAAAGTGATGAGCTGTATGCATCCGGGTTCAAGGCAGGGCAAACATTTTTCCGTGAGTGGAGACCTAAAAGGTGA
- a CDS encoding cytochrome c biogenesis CcdA family protein — protein sequence MSNINAGIAFAAGLASFISPCCLPLYPSYLSYITGLSVQQLKTGGNTKEVRFRTLTHTLAFILGFSVVFYTLGFGAGLFGQFFNEQRDLIRQLSAILIIVMGLFLLGIFQPQFLLRERKLDLKWKPAGYIGSFVFGIGFSAGWSPCIGPILTAIIALSASEPGTWFTLITAYSLGFAIPFFVLAFFLGGARRILKYSGLLMKIGGTIMIVMGVLLFTDQMFKITIWLQGITPTWMKF from the coding sequence TTGTCAAATATTAACGCAGGAATAGCCTTTGCTGCTGGATTAGCGTCTTTTATTTCACCTTGTTGTCTACCGCTCTATCCTTCTTATTTGTCCTATATTACGGGATTATCTGTACAGCAGCTAAAAACTGGAGGCAACACAAAAGAGGTCCGTTTCCGGACACTCACTCATACGTTGGCCTTTATTCTTGGTTTTTCCGTTGTCTTTTACACGCTTGGTTTTGGAGCAGGTCTGTTCGGGCAGTTCTTTAATGAACAACGCGATCTTATCCGCCAATTGTCAGCAATACTCATTATCGTGATGGGGTTATTCCTGCTTGGCATTTTCCAACCGCAATTTTTACTGCGCGAACGAAAGCTGGATCTGAAATGGAAACCCGCAGGATACATAGGTTCCTTTGTATTCGGTATTGGCTTCTCTGCGGGGTGGTCTCCTTGTATTGGGCCTATACTGACTGCGATTATCGCACTTTCGGCAAGTGAGCCCGGTACCTGGTTTACTCTTATTACGGCCTACAGTCTTGGATTTGCCATACCGTTCTTCGTACTGGCCTTTTTCCTTGGCGGAGCCAGACGTATTCTTAAATACTCGGGTCTGCTAATGAAGATTGGCGGGACTATAATGATTGTGATGGGAGTCCTGCTGTTCACGGATCAGATGTTCAAAATTACCATATGGCTGCAGGGAATCACCCCGACTTGGATGAAATTTTAA
- a CDS encoding metal ABC transporter permease has protein sequence MEILFSDFFQRALAGGLLIGITAPLIGVFLVLRRLSMIGDTLAHVTIAGVALGFLTGFYPLGAGLIFAVLASFAIEKLRRAYKSYAELSIAIIMSGGVALASLFFTLGKGYNADVMSYLFGSIYTLNNTDLVIVGIVAVTVVVVVTLFFKEFFLLSFEEDAASVSGLPVKMLNMLITILTALVISTAIKIVGSLLVSALLTIPVAISLLLSRSFKSSVILSIIIAEIAVVGGLVVAGIWNLAPGATIVLLLIAILALTLIGKKGLPA, from the coding sequence TTGGAAATCCTATTTAGCGATTTTTTTCAGCGGGCGCTTGCGGGTGGCCTGCTGATCGGTATTACAGCGCCGCTTATAGGCGTTTTTCTTGTGCTAAGACGCCTGTCAATGATTGGGGATACGCTTGCCCATGTAACCATAGCCGGTGTGGCGCTGGGATTTTTGACAGGCTTTTACCCTCTTGGGGCAGGTCTAATCTTTGCAGTATTAGCGTCCTTCGCTATCGAAAAGCTTCGTAGGGCGTACAAAAGCTATGCTGAGCTTTCCATAGCCATAATCATGTCAGGCGGTGTAGCCCTAGCATCACTCTTTTTTACATTAGGCAAGGGTTATAATGCTGATGTGATGAGCTACCTATTCGGCAGTATTTATACGTTGAATAATACAGACTTAGTAATCGTAGGAATCGTAGCTGTTACTGTGGTGGTTGTAGTCACGCTATTTTTCAAAGAATTTTTCTTACTTAGCTTTGAAGAAGACGCCGCCAGTGTTAGTGGACTGCCCGTAAAAATGCTCAATATGCTCATTACAATTCTAACAGCGCTTGTTATAAGTACAGCTATCAAAATTGTAGGCTCACTGCTAGTCTCAGCATTATTGACGATCCCCGTAGCGATTAGCTTGCTGCTCTCGCGCAGTTTTAAATCATCGGTCATCCTCTCCATTATTATTGCGGAGATCGCCGTTGTTGGCGGATTGGTTGTTGCTGGAATATGGAATCTCGCTCCAGGTGCAACGATAGTTCTGCTGCTGATTGCTATATTGGCGTTGACACTCATCGGTAAAAAGGGATTGCCCGCATAA
- the splB gene encoding spore photoproduct lyase — MTVVTPELPPAKRKRKPTGLFIPELVFFEPDSLQYPKGERIMEWVKAHNIEYRMTTSHNRILNFPGETEAEQYKIAKRTLVVGLRKTLTFDQSKPSADYAIPIATGCMGHCHYCYLQTTLGAKPYIRVYVNTGDVIAAAKKYIEERTPEITTFEAACTSDPLGLEHITGSLEELITFMANEPLGRLRFVTKYQHVEPLLNLKHNDHTRIRFSVNADYVIKNFEPATSSFEERIEAAGKVARAGYPLGFIIAPIIWHEGWEKGYAELLRKLGETLPPEAGKSLTFEMIQHRFTKTAKTVIEKRYPKSKLEMDIEKRKKKWGRWGQNKYVYPDEQQTALREFITERIFEHFPEAGIDYFT, encoded by the coding sequence ATGACTGTGGTGACACCTGAGCTCCCTCCTGCAAAACGTAAAAGAAAGCCAACCGGCCTCTTTATTCCCGAATTAGTTTTTTTCGAGCCGGATTCACTACAATATCCTAAAGGTGAACGCATTATGGAATGGGTCAAGGCCCATAACATCGAATACCGCATGACGACTTCACACAATCGCATTCTAAATTTTCCAGGTGAAACGGAGGCTGAGCAGTATAAAATTGCCAAAAGAACGCTCGTAGTCGGCCTCCGAAAAACCCTAACTTTCGATCAGTCCAAGCCGTCTGCCGATTATGCTATACCGATTGCTACGGGTTGCATGGGTCACTGCCATTATTGTTACCTGCAAACCACGTTAGGTGCAAAACCTTATATTCGAGTATACGTAAATACAGGTGATGTTATCGCTGCCGCCAAAAAGTATATCGAAGAGCGCACGCCAGAAATAACTACGTTTGAAGCCGCCTGTACCTCCGACCCGCTAGGGCTGGAACATATCACTGGTTCTCTCGAAGAACTGATTACCTTTATGGCGAATGAGCCTCTCGGACGTCTTCGTTTTGTGACCAAATATCAGCATGTCGAGCCACTGCTGAATTTGAAGCACAATGATCATACTCGAATTCGCTTTAGTGTAAATGCTGATTACGTAATTAAGAATTTCGAACCCGCCACCTCGAGCTTTGAGGAACGGATAGAAGCAGCCGGTAAGGTTGCTAGAGCGGGTTATCCGCTGGGCTTCATCATTGCCCCGATTATTTGGCATGAAGGCTGGGAGAAGGGCTACGCTGAGCTGCTTCGCAAGTTAGGTGAAACGCTGCCCCCCGAAGCCGGAAAAAGCCTCACCTTTGAAATGATTCAGCACCGGTTCACCAAAACAGCTAAGACTGTTATTGAGAAACGCTATCCTAAATCCAAGCTGGAAATGGACATTGAGAAGCGCAAGAAAAAATGGGGTCGATGGGGCCAGAACAAATATGTATACCCGGATGAACAACAAACCGCCCTGCGCGAATTTATCACAGAGCGGATTTTTGAACATTTCCCGGAAGCGGGAATCGATTATTTCACTTAA
- a CDS encoding family 10 glycosylhydrolase produces MNYRKWIVGLLLIVLCLPLISSGARAATAVITIELDGRALTGDVNPYITTSNVTMVPLGIISQGLGAGVRWDQATKTVTITQDQTVLKLVNGKKTALVNGSSVVLDTSVQIKQGRIMVPLRFVGEQLGLQVVWNQAAKHISLFSNAEPPQVIDPVTPTQPTVPTVPAPPKPNLPTLPGTKTGKAMKGAWISTVYNLDWPSVSSAGKIDKQKAEFDSLLDKLKSVGFNAVFVQVRPSGDSLYPSTIVPWSKVLTGTQGKDPGYDPLDYMVEAAHERGMQIHAWFNPFRATTDSSTASLASSHVAKAHPEWIVNAGGKLYINPGIPEARQQIIDTVMEVVKGYKIDGVHLDDYFYPSGVAFADDEAYKSYNINSIPTKDNWRRDNINDFVRNLGNQIHAVKPSLSYGISPFGVWRNIKMDSTGSDTKAGVTAYDSMYADVRTWISQGWIDYVAPQIYWSLSFETARYDKLVDWWVKEVRNSGVKLYIGMASYKVGTDKSPEWQSGMQIINQLEYNDLYDEVEGSIMFRANDITARDPFGLAGLLTLFFKRNVI; encoded by the coding sequence ATGAATTACCGTAAATGGATAGTAGGACTACTGCTGATCGTATTGTGCTTGCCCCTTATATCATCCGGTGCCCGTGCAGCTACTGCTGTAATAACGATTGAATTGGATGGAAGAGCATTAACGGGCGATGTTAACCCTTATATTACAACTTCTAATGTTACTATGGTTCCACTGGGGATCATTAGTCAGGGTCTCGGTGCTGGTGTTAGATGGGATCAAGCAACCAAGACCGTAACTATTACTCAAGATCAAACCGTTCTTAAGTTGGTAAATGGCAAAAAAACGGCGCTCGTTAATGGTTCTTCAGTTGTTCTGGACACTTCTGTACAGATTAAGCAAGGGCGGATCATGGTACCACTTCGCTTCGTAGGGGAGCAGCTAGGGCTCCAGGTAGTATGGAATCAGGCGGCAAAGCACATCTCTTTATTCTCTAATGCGGAACCGCCGCAGGTTATAGATCCGGTCACACCTACTCAGCCCACTGTACCGACTGTGCCTGCTCCACCCAAACCAAACCTTCCGACCCTTCCCGGAACGAAGACTGGAAAGGCTATGAAGGGAGCCTGGATATCTACAGTCTATAATCTGGACTGGCCTTCGGTGTCCTCGGCAGGGAAGATAGATAAACAGAAAGCGGAGTTTGACAGTTTGTTGGATAAGCTGAAGTCAGTAGGATTCAATGCTGTATTCGTGCAGGTTCGACCTTCTGGTGACAGTCTGTACCCTTCAACGATTGTACCTTGGTCTAAAGTGCTGACGGGTACACAGGGGAAAGATCCCGGATATGATCCGCTTGATTATATGGTTGAGGCAGCACATGAGCGAGGGATGCAAATTCACGCCTGGTTCAACCCTTTTCGAGCAACGACAGATTCTTCTACAGCTTCTTTGGCAAGCAGCCACGTCGCCAAAGCCCATCCGGAATGGATTGTGAACGCGGGCGGTAAGTTATATATTAATCCCGGCATTCCAGAAGCGCGGCAACAAATTATTGATACAGTAATGGAAGTTGTCAAAGGCTACAAAATAGACGGTGTGCATCTGGATGATTATTTTTATCCCTCGGGTGTAGCGTTCGCTGACGATGAGGCTTACAAGTCTTATAACATAAATTCTATTCCCACTAAAGACAACTGGCGCCGAGATAACATTAATGATTTTGTCCGTAATCTAGGCAACCAGATTCATGCTGTTAAGCCATCCTTGTCCTATGGTATCAGTCCGTTTGGAGTATGGAGAAACATAAAAATGGACAGTACAGGTTCTGATACGAAAGCAGGCGTTACCGCGTATGACAGCATGTATGCTGATGTTAGAACATGGATTTCTCAAGGCTGGATCGATTATGTCGCCCCGCAGATCTACTGGAGCTTGTCTTTCGAGACTGCACGTTATGATAAGTTGGTGGATTGGTGGGTAAAGGAAGTTCGCAACAGCGGTGTGAAGTTGTATATTGGTATGGCCTCTTATAAGGTAGGAACTGATAAAAGCCCGGAGTGGCAAAGCGGGATGCAAATCATCAATCAATTAGAATATAACGATCTGTATGATGAAGTTGAAGGTAGTATTATGTTCAGAGCAAATGATATTACGGCAAGAGATCCATTCGGACTAGCGGGATTACTGACCTTATTCTTCAAACGAAATGTAATTTAA
- the mntR gene encoding transcriptional regulator MntR, whose product MPTPSMEDYLERIYKLIDEKGYARVSDIAEGLEVHPSSVTKMIQKLDKDEYLIYEKYRGLVLTTKGKKVGKRLVDRHQLLEEFLGLIGVQQENIYRDVEGIEHHLSWDSITRIETLVEYFRRDEARLQTLYDIHLELVSDT is encoded by the coding sequence ATGCCAACACCCAGCATGGAGGATTATTTGGAGCGCATATACAAGCTCATAGACGAGAAAGGTTATGCGCGGGTCTCGGATATTGCCGAGGGACTGGAAGTACACCCCTCCTCTGTGACCAAGATGATCCAAAAACTGGATAAGGACGAATATCTCATCTATGAGAAATATCGTGGGCTTGTCCTAACCACCAAAGGTAAAAAAGTAGGAAAACGTCTTGTTGACCGTCATCAACTGTTGGAGGAATTCCTTGGTCTGATCGGGGTGCAGCAGGAGAATATTTATAGAGATGTAGAAGGAATCGAGCATCACTTGAGCTGGGATTCCATTACACGTATAGAAACCCTGGTAGAATATTTCCGTCGTGACGAGGCGCGTCTCCAGACTTTATATGATATTCATCTTGAATTGGTCAGCGATACTTAA